One segment of Triticum aestivum cultivar Chinese Spring chromosome 2A, IWGSC CS RefSeq v2.1, whole genome shotgun sequence DNA contains the following:
- the LOC123184671 gene encoding uncharacterized protein isoform X2 — protein MAMGARSAMKKSLLLILFVFPLIITVADCAKDIPASIPHAGNKICGATSKTWGGWKLCSERGTCNKPCQAEGYEEGYCGFFPFITTCCCTKHCLSAAPGQSVQPMHKGDKQTQAFFRECGFMTN, from the exons ATGGCCATGGGAGCAAGGTCGGCGATGAAGAAGAGCTTATTGCTAATACTGTTTGTGTTCCCGCTGATCATCACGGTGGCTGATTGCGCCAAGGACATCCCTGCCTCTATTCCCCATG CGGGAAACAAAATCTGCGGCGCCACCAGCAAAACATGGGGCGGGTGGAAGCTGTGCAGCGAGCGCGGCACCTGCAATAAGCCATGCCAGGCAGAAGGGTACGAGGAGGGCTACTGCGGCTTCTTCCCCTTCATAACGACCTGTTGTTGCACCAAGCACTGTCTCAGCGCCGCCCCTGGGCAGTCTGTGCAACCTATGCACAAGGGTGACAAACAAACTCAGGCCTTTTTTAGAGAATGTGGCTTTATGACCAATTGA
- the LOC123184671 gene encoding uncharacterized protein isoform X1, with protein MAMGARSAMKKSLLLILFVFPLIITVADCAKDIPASIPHGPPGNKICGATSKTWGGWKLCSERGTCNKPCQAEGYEEGYCGFFPFITTCCCTKHCLSAAPGQSVQPMHKGDKQTQAFFRECGFMTN; from the exons ATGGCCATGGGAGCAAGGTCGGCGATGAAGAAGAGCTTATTGCTAATACTGTTTGTGTTCCCGCTGATCATCACGGTGGCTGATTGCGCCAAGGACATCCCTGCCTCTATTCCCCATGGTCCTC CGGGAAACAAAATCTGCGGCGCCACCAGCAAAACATGGGGCGGGTGGAAGCTGTGCAGCGAGCGCGGCACCTGCAATAAGCCATGCCAGGCAGAAGGGTACGAGGAGGGCTACTGCGGCTTCTTCCCCTTCATAACGACCTGTTGTTGCACCAAGCACTGTCTCAGCGCCGCCCCTGGGCAGTCTGTGCAACCTATGCACAAGGGTGACAAACAAACTCAGGCCTTTTTTAGAGAATGTGGCTTTATGACCAATTGA